In Juglans microcarpa x Juglans regia isolate MS1-56 chromosome 1S, Jm3101_v1.0, whole genome shotgun sequence, the genomic stretch CCAAAACTCTCTGCTTTTTGGCACACAACCAAGATGAAATCAAAGACCTAGAATTCCGTTTCAATTCTATTCTCTCCTCCACTTTCGAATTCTctcaatttcaatttcttttcctGGCGAACCGGACTTAGTAGTTAATCAAACAATCGAAtcatttcacaaaattttaCCTGTAGCTTCCTTGAGCTATCCTTGGAGGTCTCGGACACGTCGTCGACGACCTTCACCTCGGGAGGAAGCAGAGGCTTTGGTTGGAACCTCGCACCGGCCTTTGAGACCTTAAAGGAGATACCCATATCGGAGGGTCTTGAGAAAACGAGGGTTCAAGGTGGTGTTTGGGTCATGGGAAGGCGgggaaataaaagagaaaaagggggGGAAAGTTCGGAAATTTTTGGGGCAAAGCAAAAAACCCTAACGGGAAACGAACGTTGTAGTTTGTTCGGTGTCTTTGTGATGCATCTGATCTGAGGGATCTGTTAACAGAAAATAGAGATGAGAGGGAAACGCGGGAGAGAATTCTGTTTTTCTTCTGACGAAAAACCCAGACTTCTTGCCTGTTTGGATAGAtgttaatctcatcttatttttaaatttttatataaaatataataaataatttaattttttaaattttaaaacaataaaaataataaaaattaatattttaataatattttattcaactcatttaaaatatcttatcttatctcattatccaaactaatTTGTGCTCCAAAGTTTAACACCCATTAGAATATGAGTGGTACTACTCTGCCGCCTGAGTAATACCGCTTCATTTGACCATTAAActaaattgagttttttattttttttcaattttttatttatatttttttatcattttaaaacatttaaaaaaagaatacactAACAATTacttattagataaaaataataataaattaaaataaaaaaggtgtGAAAATGAGGTGTCAAATTTAAATGtcaaagtaacatttttcttagaATATTTACAATGTCaatcataatataaatagaatcgaaaattaatataaaattagatattaacgGTATCTATCTGAGATTGAGaattacaaattaatgaaaTCATTATTTGACATTTCATCAATTTCATAactttttcttggatttttacCTTCCAATTTCATTTACTGAgtttttacaaatatataattcaGTCTCTCTAACCCATCTAATTGTTTAAGAATAGTATTATATGTCCTATAATTTCCCTTACAATATTCCTTTtatcaattgtttttttaaatttaaatttcataatttttaacatatcaataactaatGTAGAAATgagtaagttttttttaagtacagTTAGCATTTTCTATTGTTTAAAGATCCAACACATTTCGGTAAAAAACTAAATGGGCGGTGCTAGTTGGCCGCCCAGCGTTTAATGCTGGGTGTACCACTAgtgcaaatttatttatttattttattttaaatattttttaatatctttaatcattaagaaaaattttaaaaaatatacaacttcactagttgtttccttaaccattaaaaaaaattaaaatactccAACGTTAACTTTGAACGATTAAATTAAAAGGTTTTCCAAATTTAATTGGACACCAATGcaacaaacaacattagttagCCATAACTGATAGCGACCATATTGCAAAGCAATGCAATAAACATAAGTTACACGACTGTTACAATCGTGTTATTGTAATTATAATCGAACAATCACTTTAcaacatttttatataatctagtTTTAAATTCtggattttttgaaaaattatattatttatataaattattttacaaaaaatctataattaaaaatgtgattataaaaatgattgtatttatattatttttctaataatatttactaataatttGCTAACATCGTGTTTCGTATACATTTAGGTCAAGTTTCAGAAACTCGGGTCTAAAGCTTTTACACCTTcaaatttaagaaaacaaagagagagaggggggccATGTTGAAGGTCGAGGAGTTTTCGATACTTAAATTAGTATATCTTTTTAGTAATTTGTATAATAGCTTAAAGAGATCAAAGAGAGTTCTTCGTACATGAAGTTAGATTTTATACAAAGTTTTTGGGTGGAGACACCACGTACCTTGCCTCGTAGGGCTCATGTCGCTTCAATTGTTGTTTggtcaaaattatttaatggaACGCAACTCCTGAGGTGGCATTATTAATGTGGTATAAAGTTCTGAAAGTGGTGTCATAATATGGCGTAGCTCTTTACTAAACTTTAGCCTACGAGTGATCATTGTTGAGTCTCTTTATACCTATCATCAGGAGATTGATGGTTTTATGCATCTCTCACCCACTTGCATGTACAGGTTTTTTAGGGCTAGCCGTTATTGGGATGTGTCAGGGTGACGAATCTCATTTATCCCTATAGCTCGTATTTTCCATGCAAGGAATTGTTTCACAGGTTGATTTTGCTTATGGGTCGAGTGCTTCGCAGAGGCCTAATGACTTCTCCTAAAGAAAGATTGTTGGGCCAGGATGGGCTCTCCTGGACCTCCTATTTTCTCGAGGTCCCTCGTGGACTTGTTATTTGGACCTatagaaagggaaaaaatttCTTACATTGTGTGTCTATCATTAAAGCCAAAGTTAgaaagaaaatagtaaaaaaataaatattttaaaatgtaaaatttgacgAGAGGaagagatagatatataaaataagttttatattatctaataaataattgataatatgaacataatcatacaaataattttataaaaattgatctAAAACTCggacaaaacttttaaaaaatattaatatgttataaaattaagtttacTCTTTAATGAAAAATCTAATATATTCTGTTAGAAATTGAACGGATCAGTTCTATCTCGCGTAAAGGAGCAGCCCCCCGCCCAACGTTTATCCAAAGCAATGACGGTTTTGCTCCGTTGTTCCTGCTTCTTCACTTCCCCGAAACCTTGCCGGTCTCCACCGCCCGTTCCACTCACCGGAAAATCACTTGCTCCCGGTTAGTTATCCCTCCCGTATACAATCACTTCTTTCTTGTCCAATCATTCTGCACCTTTTTGCTTACTATAATCTCTTCTgatatttgaataaattattgcTCTTTAAGCTAAAATCTTAAGAATGGGCTCGAACAGACCTCAATTAACCTTTTGATTTCGAAGAGTTCATATTTTAAGCTCCGTTTCGTTGCCGATGAAAAAACAGATACTAGGGAAAATGAAGTGGACTTTATTTGAATTATCTCGTTGTCCAAAATAGGAAAGGCAAAGAATTTTAGGTACCAGTGTTCAATTTGTAATTCTATAAGCGTactttttgttgaaaatatggCTAAATACGAACTGTGAATGTTTTATTATTGAAGTAAGTACGTAAAAAAAGTATATGGGTGGGtcttgaacattttttttttttctaaatattattttctgatTAGAAGTTTATAGATACGTTCCCAGAATCCAGGGTATTTTAGATCATCGAGGGATGATTATAGtagaagctgaaaaaaaaaagatggtacGTGTTGCGTGATTTATGATGATGGCTctgcataataaataaaaactttccaaaaatgaaagctatatttatatatttgcaaTGCATAATATTTCATCAAACCACCATCATTGAAAGTGGATATCTCTTCAGGGTTTTTTAAATCGACTCCAATATAGATAATCATCCTCTGACTAACATGCCAATATATTCATTGACTGAATCAGGGAAGCTGGTTTCTCTTTCATATGAAGTGGAGAGGTTTGTGTTGTCCTCAAGAGCTACTTTAAGTGGGCCATCTGAGATTTGCCGTATTTTGGCAAACTTACAATGCCAGGTATGATGGTGAGTTCCCCAATATCAGTGGCTATATATTTCCTATGAATGATGGTTCTGGCAGATGTTGCATTTTCCTGCTGCAGTAGCAGAATAAGAAAACTCCAAATGATAAAATGCAGAGTCAATACCTGTAAAAACTGCTTTAGAGAACAATATTATGCAAAGTTTTGTTGCAggttgtttctttattttctctcttgtttttttaGTACAACATCTACCTTCCAAGTTAGCCGCTCCTATCAAGTTCAACAGACAATGAATCCCAAGGgtttggcccaagtggtgaaggccttggtcttgaagtatcactcccttcaaggtccaatattcaacacctcatggatgcaaacaatcatttggggtCACACtccctggtgaaaagccaacgatttaaccagttctgtgtagggaaacttccgagggtgcggtgcacgggaccggagtttactctgcaggggtgggtccaaaggaccctgccttggagaggttcccaaaaagaaaagagttcaACAGACAACTcgctaaataaaattttcatggtTTGGATTTCATTCGACCGACGTAAAAAATGAACAATATATcactataaaaacaaataagttaaGTCAGCGTAAATTTTTCAAGCGATATATACAAGCTCCAAATTACCATGTATGTGTTCTAGGTTCCATTCTTTGCACCTCTTCATTTTCCTCCTTTACGGCGAGTACTGTGGTCAATTCTTCCATCTGATCAATAATTATCGGTTTGACAGGGGAACATGCAGTTAAGAACCCCAACGATGGCATTTCTTGTTGGTAATGCCTTGATGTTAACTACACCTCTTAAAGCTCTGGCAGAAACATGCGAGGCTGATAACTCTGTTTTCAATATGAACATGCCATTACTGCTGTTTGTGGCCCTTATAGGAGCCACTGTTGGAGGTAAGGTACCATTGGCTTTGTGGCCTTCTCTAGTTTTTTTGGTTATGATTTCTTTGGAGAATGTATTCAGAATATATATCTggttttttctctatttttttgggTAGAATTGTTTGTCctttaaaaaacaatttcatttGTTTACTGCAAAGTTCATTCTTTTATTATCTTGACGAAAAAGTGTAAGAAAGTGCCTCATATAGAACGATCCAAAGGCCAGGTTTTTTACCCAGGCAGCCACGGAGAAGTTTAATATTGAGGCATGGAAATTCCCTACTCAATTCCCAACATGCATGAATTGTTAATGTCTCTGCCGCCTCTAGCGTTATATCTTCACTTCCTTGGTCTCTCTTCACTTGTAGAGGAAGGATCACTTTGTAGACAATGAGACTCAGCTGATTAGGACATCCAAGCTTCTGAATATAGGATGATTTCGTTCTCTTTTCATAAAGTAAGCATTTTTCAGTTTGAAATGGAATATGGGAAATATCACCTGGAAGTATTTTCATTTCTTACCTCATTGTAAGGATTATAATTGGCAGTGGCTATGTGAATTAATGGAAAGGAGCCCCATGCTACCCTTCCTGATACAAACCACCCCCCCCCTCTCCCGGCAGCGGGGgggtatgtgtatgtatgtatatatattatgaatttgAAGTGTAGATCTACTATGTTATGCACATTCTTCCCCTAATTGAAGCAGCTGAATGAACAACTGCGCCAGATCAATGCAGCTCTAAGAAGGCAAGCTAAAATTGAGTCCTATGCGCCTAGCTTGAGTTATGCTCCTGTTGGTGGAAGAATATCAGAGAATGAAGTGATTGTTGATCCAAAGAAGCGTGAGTTGATTTCTAAACTGAAGACTGGAAAGAATTTTTTGAGGAATCAAGAACTGGAAAAGGCCTTGATGGAGTTTAAAACAGCTCTTGAGCTTGCTCATAATTCAAATGATCCTACCGAGGAGAAGAAGGCTGCTAGGGGTTTAGGTTTGTTTGCATTCTCTATCCTGCAATTGGCCTCTTATGATTGATTACTTCTATGATACAAAATCGACAAACCAAACCGCCAAAGGCATGGTCCAGGGATCttggttttattattattattttgttttaagccttcttttggtttatttgttttgcttaaaaaacataatttcttGGGTCATATAGTTGTGATTTTACCATCAAGTTCTTCTGATTCAAAGATGATCTTTCAGGAGCGTCACTGCAAAGGCAAGGCAAGTACGAGGAAGCCATCAAATACCATTCCACCGTTTTGGCAATCTCTGAGAGAGAAGGGGAGGACTCGGGAAACACAGAAGCTTATGGAGCAATTGCCGATTGCTACACTGAGCTTGGAGATCTTGAACGAGCAGCAAAATTTTATGACAAATATATTGCAAGGTTGGAAACAGACTGATGCGTCCCTCTCAGAACCAACTAGTTTTTCTTTAGTAATGATGCACTAAGATTGTAGTAGTATTAGTCGAGTTTGCAAACAGCTGGTCAACATCATTGCCTTGCGGATCATTTCTGTGGCGctcccaatcccccttatataaatacacagggatcgagacgccaggatggtgacaacacggtcacacatcccaacgaagtgccagtgtatgtacatgcaacagtgtacaaataaaataacgcagcggatagtcaactaagtaccagaatttatttacaatcaaacatcagtaaagatttaaatagcagttatacagtcatccataaaataatttacaatagttttagatatacaaacgagtgatcccagatcactcctcaggcagagccgtctcctcaggctcgccctcctcctcctcagcatcaaagtctgcgttaccacaaaatgatattgcaggtaagtataacccaaacaacaacgtaatataaaatgcattaaatgcaactaacatgcatacacatgaaaaatatgcattttccacaaaacatcatttttcccgaaaatgataattttccaacacacaccaaaatcccattttggtctaaattatccgtaaaacatttttccagaaaatgatttacccaaaaatcaactcgcactattttcccagaaaatagtgcattaattccaaatgcaccatgcattatttccatatgcaccatggcctcccctatggaccatccgcacgtcctggcttcgcagcggtgctcagttccgcgcccagcgcgtacatggccaagcacccacactacgcaacgagcgatgcccagttccgcgcccagcgcgtacgtggccaaacatcctctagtccccgccagcagaaggaccacggagtcggcacgagatcatctcgtccgatcccattgtcgcccggcgacaatccaggggacgttactcagtatattccgctctcgAGTAACcaaggagctccaccgagttaataccccatctcggcttggggtcgtgatacacacgcaccaaaaatattatcacataaaatcatagcttttcaaatcacatgaacatgaatgcaatacacgaaaacccagttttcttttacaaacatgatcatgcatgaaataatgaaatgcacatgtaccaacacaatatctaacatccatcattgaacaataccaacaaatccaaccaacccatcaacaaccaatatccaattcaaccaaacaactccaatcacaaatccatccgacccccgaactcctcggactcagtccggcatgccaaaaatatagtgaaatgggttagtgcaaaaatacatttaaattacgaaagttctttggagaaatacttacagtgcaatataataatttccggaggatcacgaagctgcaagtggtgatgtctgagcaacaccacaatgtaaaatacactgtggccgtgggtcacagatacccacttttcaacgaggacaaacgaagacccaaaaatggtagggtagggcctagagaggtcggtgaagctagtggtggtggtggtttgccgtgggtggcggcgcaaggggtggttttaggccaaaaatgcacaaatcggaaatgggcttggtggggcttcaccggtgacggatcggagctggggttgggtccaatgggttgccaagaggtcgagaaTGATGtggtagaaagatggtggccggaggtggcgcgacggcggcgcagtggtgcatggaacgccgcggcttcaatgggttcgtggtggttaacggcggcgatggaggagctggaaatggaggggggtgatcgccggcggcagggggagcagAGGAGccggcggtgtcgaccaccgccggcgcacggcggcgggctggggaagaaaccaacgcacggcgagagagagagagagagagagagagaggaactcGCGCACCGGGGAGGAAactgggaagaagaaaaaaaaaaaagaaaagaaaagaagaaaagaaaaagaaaaggaaaagaaaaaatagagggaaaagaaatgaggtccaatcctcataacttgggtcacaaaaatgatccaacggaaacgatttcaaaacctcaagttaaataaaataatttaaacgtaatggtaaagtcaaattgaaataattaaatcccacagtaattaaataaatattaaaagcaatttaaatgcataacaataaataaatattaagaaagcacataaaaataattttcaccaaattaaaatcatagaaataaactcattaaaaatccaaccaattttaaaatacgagaataaaatttaaataaataaaaataatcctttagtaaaaatacactaaaatgcggggtgttacatcccccccttaaataaaatttcgtcctcgaaattggcaaggtcaacattaagactaagacaggaataagattcaactaagagcagactaagaacataccaccaaaatagtctggcaaggccactctataagcaacaaacccaaccttctctacgatctgaaaatggtcaacatatcttggacatcaacaatcgcccaaatagagttcttcccactaggagtcatcggcaaacccacaacaaaattcatagaaatatcatcccacttccactctggaatagggagaggttgaagtctaccagtaggtcttttgatgctcagccttaacttgacggcacgtggcacattcctcaatgaacatggcactatccaacatactcattttagtcccccaatgacacatcacgaccagtattcctagagtgactgctatccaaaaaatctcatttcctcgagaaccttaatacaacatccaataaattccaatgatcaaaagcccttacaataatatgtgccaactgcaatcaactcctatgctccaacttctaaacctttattgaattctactattggaaacctaatagccacttccaatgttaaccatcagtaacagattttgcacaaccaaatgattaatcaccaatcacaagtatcttctcaaaattcaagtcaccattaattcttcaaatcagcacaatttgaactcctgactacaacaaaaataccacgcttctgctgcgcactctgatattcgcctcatgcataaaacttacgttctcatgaaactaacaccatcgagtacaaggtggctccattcctactaaccaaaactcttatcacaatttggtagaaaaaaatactctctcccaaaaccacgagttctaactcaaattcctcaattaatttctactgccttgatcaaaatcaaattctataaaatacatccatgatcattgacagaaaaccaatatcaaccaacctcagcatcccaaattaaaaataagcaacctcaacccaaaatacatccgtctcatctacgataaggaacatactttaaaagactcaattccaacctagcgaatcaaaaagagtgcctagagacttctacctaacaacctaaacccgaaagctcatcatctacattctaaacaacatctaatctaacggtgactaaactcacaacgaactaccattgacttcaccaaaacattaacaaaacctccttggtaacttgcccacctatttctactccaataagctagtattaacacaactagttccttcaatagcacatcactattaaacctcagggcaaaccatactgatcaaatcttcaatctaccaaaagccattgcaaagcacccaaggatcctaatgctttattacccccacatacttgatcatattatccactgttgatgcctaagcttcaacttcaaatatcttttcatataccatacgtgacatcccatcaatctcacttcaaattaaataacaatgtccttcattcaaccaactagatgcttaaactccaaaagaaagtatagcctcaaaaatttaaattcctaggtaacctcaagtcacaattaattcctgaagataatcacaataactattcccaaccatgattcattgagtaacccacttcaattgcacacttcgatcgactcaccaaaaactccaagccaaggtctcttgaattactactattgcgttctcctcttccacaccaaccaaaaccacttcttccaaaccaaatgagactaggacctatactctccgaaatccataaccactcaccactactatacatcaatcttacgcacccttagccaaaaccaataatcctccaaacgtgcaggtggtcatcattaccatttccatcactaaacctatatcctcgaaatcaataagaatcatttctttaatcgtcaccatctattatccttaaaattgatatggattaaatcattaacctgtcactgtaacctcaagctaaaaacaattattaaccgaactagatcaacatcctccatctccaaagaaattctcccctaaaaaaattctcatatcaataactcaactcagatcaatcctattttaattcagtcattcaactctgcaattctaaaaccttaacccagatataaatcatttcctgaaatcctcaagatcgatgaactcaaatctaaaacattcgccttataaaacttgtaaattctaaaaccccaaatgttatcaaattcttatcgaggtcggcaagatcaaaaacttctagtctaagtaatctcttaattgcttgttgaacctaccagcttaaatcccattaacttattttctaaaaaactatgggccacaaaccttagatgaacttctcataaatctaacattgacattcgttgaacttacaatctcctaccccaaagactcattacctaaattctacggaacctaaatcctcaattatcctaagcaattaaaaattattcccctccttagcagcaacttgagtacctaatccaaagagttcacccagaccctgatgttcaagccttgatattaaaacaaccaatcaccaagagtacaggcctactataccaatgtttaaacctaacaatggccttctcagtcgtaccatcttcctgtcataacataacccttaacccgcctttcaatttcgaacaaaacaaaataaaataaaattccataaataaaataacatacgacaaaatgcataaaaccaatgaagtagttcaccataaaataaatataacaataaaataatccgccataaaataaaacaattaaattaaaatgacatacaaataaataaataaacaacaaaattattatacagtaaaataaataaacaacagaattattatacaataaaataaataaagccaataaaactatactcaaccaaaggtaaacactaattaaagcaataaaattaaataaatcaaataacatcaattaacataaaataaaatagcaataaactcataatataaaataaataacttaacttacaccacttaaacaaaaattttattattttaaaataataataaaaataattttctggtactatcctaagggacatgtgattttacccagagccgaactgctctgataccacctgtggcgcccccaatcccccttatataaatacacagggatcgagacgccaggatggtgacaacacggtcacacatcccaacgaagtgccagtgtatgtacatgcaacagtgtacaaataaaataacgtagcggatagtcaactaagtaccagaatttatttacaatcaaacatcagtaaagatttaaatagcagttatacagtcatccataaaataatttacaatagttttagatatacaaacaagtgatcccagatcactcctcaggcaaagccgtctcctcaggctcgccctcctcctcctcagcatcaaaatctgcgttaccacaaaatggtatcgcaggtaagtataactcaaacaacgtaatataaaatgcattaaatgcaactaacatgcatgcacatgaaaaatatgcattttccacaaaacatcatttttcccgaaaatgataattttccaacacacaccaaaatctcattttggtccaaattatccgtaaaatattttcccagaaaatgatttacccaaaaatcaactcgcactattttcccagaaaatagtgcattaattccaaatgcaccatgcattatttccatatgcaccatggcctcccctatggaccatccgcacgtcctggcttcgcagcggtgctcagttcctcgcccagcgcgtacatggccaagcacccacactacgcaacgagcgatgcccagttccgcgcccagcg encodes the following:
- the LOC121247220 gene encoding protein FLUORESCENT IN BLUE LIGHT, chloroplastic-like, which codes for MTVLLRCSCFFTSPKPCRSPPPVPLTGKSLAPGKLVSLSYEVERFVLSSRATLSGPSEICRILANLQCQGNMQLRTPTMAFLVGNALMLTTPLKALAETCEADNSVFNMNMPLLLFVALIGATVGGKVPLALWPSLQLNEQLRQINAALRRQAKIESYAPSLSYAPVGGRISENEVIVDPKKRELISKLKTGKNFLRNQELEKALMEFKTALELAHNSNDPTEEKKAARGLGASLQRQGKYEEAIKYHSTVLAISEREGEDSGNTEAYGAIADCYTELGDLERAAKFYDKYIARLETD